The following are from one region of the Sorghum bicolor cultivar BTx623 chromosome 2, Sorghum_bicolor_NCBIv3, whole genome shotgun sequence genome:
- the LOC8054754 gene encoding probable mitochondrial adenine nucleotide transporter BTL1, whose protein sequence is MGYQDASRGGGKLSLASVGFAGPGAGAGGGGGYKELLVMALPTDDGLDGAKVAEAIGVRLPDVGGAVRTILESREAREFASGALAGAMSKAILAPLETIRTRMVVGVGSRHIFGSLVEIIGQNGWQGLWAGNTINMLRIIPTQAVELGTFECVKRSMTEAQEKWKEDGCPKIQLGNLKIELPLHFLSPVAIAGAAAGIAGTLACHPLEVIKDRLTINREVYPSISLAFSKIYRTDGIRGLYAGLCPTLIGMLPYSTCYFFMYDTIKTSYCRLHKKSSLSRPELLVIGALSGLTASTISFPLEVARKRLMVGALQGKCPPNMIAALSEVIREEGFLGLYRGWGASCLKVMPNSGITWVFYETWKDILLADRDKPRA, encoded by the exons atggGCTACCAGGATGCGTCGCGCGGCGGCGGGAAGCTATCGCTCGCTAGCGTGGGCTTCGCCGGCCCTGGCGCAGGGGCAGGAGGCGGGGGCGGCTACAAGGAGCTGCTCGTCATGGCGCTGCCTACGGACGACGGCCTCGATGGCGCCAAGGTCGCGGAGGCCATCGGCGTCAGGCTACCGGACGTCGGAGGGGCCGTGAGG ACTATTTTGGAGAGCAGAGAGGCCAGAGAATTTGCCAGTGGAGCACTAGCTGGTGCTATGTCAAAGGCTATTCTTGCCCCTCTAGAGACTATCAG GACAAGAATGGTTGTAGGAGTAGGATCTAGGCATATTTTTGGTAGTTTGGTGGAGATCATTGGACAAAATGGGTGGCAAGGGCTTTGGGCAGGAAATACAATCAACATGCTCCGCATTATTCCAACACAAGCAGTTGAACTCGGAACATTTGAATGTGTCAAGAGGAGCATGACAGAAGCTCAAGAGAAATGGAAAGAGGATGGATGCCCAAAGATACAACTTGGTAATCtgaaaatcgagcttccacttcacTTCTTATCTCCAGTTGCTATTGCCGGTGCTGCTGCTGGAATAGCTGGCACATTGGCATGTCATCCTCTCGAAGTTATCAAG GATCGCTTGACTATCAATCGAGAGGTTTATCCAAGCATTAGCCTTGCCTTCAGCAAGATCTATCGGACTGATGGTATACGTGGTCTCTATGCTGGCCTCTGTCCAACACTAATTGGCATGCTTCCTTACAGCACATGCTACTTTTTTATGTATGATACAATCAAGACCTCTTACTGCCGCTTGCATAAGAAGTCATCTTTGAGTCGCCCTGAGCTTCTTGTTATTGGGGCTCTTTCAG GTCTCACTGCAAGCACAATCAGCTTCCCGCTGGAAGTAGCAAGGAAGCGGCTGATGGTCGGCGCTCTGCAGGGGAAGTGCCCGCCTAACATGATTGCTGCTTTGTCAGAGGTGATCCGGGAAGAGGGGTTCCTGGGGCTTTACCGTGGGTGGGGGGCGAGCTGCCTGAAGGTTATGCCGAATTCCGGCATCACCTGGGTGTTCTACGAGACATGGAAGGATATTCTTCTGGCTGACAGGGACAAGCCGCGCGCTTAG
- the LOC110432525 gene encoding ER membrane protein complex subunit 3 encodes MAEELVLDTAIRDWVLIPLSVVMVLIGVLRYFVSKLMRSPPTSPSPDPKLVKEGQVVIRARNLRTNAQFIPGKAFKARKVYYTNEENGLLHVPKEEAQKAQAAMFSDPNMAMDMMKKNLSMIVPQTLTFAWVNFFFSGFVAAKIPFPLTQRFRGMLQNGIDLSTVDVSYVSSRSWYFLNLFGLRGLFSLILGEENATDDAQKMMQMGGGFGFNPTMSLGAEKDSLDIIQHDWALPKMEKHAEDVLKKLLKK; translated from the exons atggcggaggAGCTGGTGCTGGACACGGCGATCCGAGACTGGGTCCTGATCCCGCTATCCGTGGTTATGGTCCTCATCGGCGTGCTCCGCTACTTTGTCTCCAAGCTCATGCGCTCCCCGCCGACCTCCCCGTCTCCCGACCCCAAGCTCGTTAAGGAAGG GCAGGTGGTCATCAGGGCGAGGAACCTGAGGACCAACGCGCAGTTCATACCGGGCAAGGCTTTCAAGGCACGCAAGGTTTATTACACCAACGAG GAAAATGGATTACTTCATGTTCCAAAGGAAGAGGCGCAGAAGGCTCAGGCAGCCATGTTTTCAGATCCAAACATGGCCATGGacatgatgaagaagaatctaTCCATGATAGTTCCTCAG ACACTTACATTTGCATGGGTGAACTTTTTCTTCTCAGGTTTTGTTGCAG CGAAAATTCCCTTTCCATTGACTCAGAGATTCAGGGGAATGCTGCAAAATGGGATTGACCTGAGCACTGTTGATGTCAGCTATGTTAGCAGCCGTTCATG GTATTTCCTCAATTTATTCGGCTTGAGGGGTCTTTTCAGTCTGATCCTTGGTGAAGAGAACG CAACTGATGATGCACAAAAGATGATGCAAATGGGCGGTGGATTTGGATTTAATCCAACAATG AGTTTGGGTGCAGAGAAAGACAGCCTGGATATCATCCAGCATGACTGGGCTCTACCTAAGATGGAGAAGCAcgcagaagatgtgttgaaaaaGTTGCTCAAGAAATAA
- the LOC8055888 gene encoding ervatamin-B — MHHRRSPSSSSSSSPTGQAKAPAMARSPLLLVLLAAVWACGAAALARADPMLERFEQWMGRHGRLYADAGEKQRRLEVYRRNVALVETFNSMSNGGYRLADNKFADLTNEEFRAKMLGFGRPPPHGRATGHTTTPGTVACIGSGLGRRYSDELPKSVDWREKGAVAPVKNQGECGSCWAFSAVAAIEGINQIKNGKLVSLSEQELVDCDTKAIGCAGGYMSWAFEFVMNNSGLTTERNYPYQGMNGACQTPKLKESAVSISGYVNVTASSEPDLLRAAAAQPVSVAVDAGSFVWQLYGGGVFTGPCTADLNHGVTVVGYGETQRDTDGDGTGVPGQKYWIVKNSWGPEWGDAGYILMQREASVASGLCGIALLPSYPVM, encoded by the exons ATGCACCATCGCCGAtcgccgtcctcctcctcctcctcctcccccacagGCCAAGCCAAAGCTCCAGCAATGGCGAGGTCTCCCCTGCTTCTCGTGCTGCTGGCTGCCGTCTGGGCATGCGGCGCGGCGGCCCTGGCGCGTGCCGACCCGATGCTGGAGAGGTTCGAGCAGTGGATGGGCAGGCATGGCCGGCTGTACGCCGACGCCGGGGAGAAGCAGAGGCGGCTCGaggtgtaccggaggaacgttGCGCTGGTCGAGACGTTCAACTCCATGAGCAACGGCGGGTACAGGCTGGCCGACAACAAGTTCGCCGACCTGACGAACGAGGAGTTCAGGGCCAAGATGCTGGGCTTCGGACGGCCGCCGCCTCACGGCAGAGCCACCGGGCACACCACGACGCCAGGCACCGTGGCTTGT ATTGGCAGTGGACTGGGCCGACGTTATTCTGATGAACTGCCGAAAAGCGTGGATTGGCGAGAGAAAGGAGCTGTGGCGCCGGTGAAGAACCAGGGGGAGTGTG GCTCTTGCTGGGCGTTCTCCGCCGTGGCGGCCATCGAGGGCATCAACCAGATCAAGAACGGGAAGCTGGTGTCCCTGTCGGAGCAGGAGCTGGTGGACTGCGACACCAAGGCCATCGGCTGCGCCGGCGGATACATGAGCTGGGCCTTTGAGTTCGTCATGAATAACAGTGGCCTCACCACCGAACGGAACTACCCTTACCAAG GGATGAACGGCGCCTGCCAGACGCCGAAGCTGAAGGAGAGCGCGGTGAGCATCTCCGGGTACGTGAACGTGACGGCCAGCAGCGAGCCGGACCTCCTGCGGGCCGCCGCAGCGCAGCCGGTGTCCGTGGCCGTGGACGCCGGCAGCTTCGTGTGGCAGCTCTACGGCGGCGGGGTGTTCACGGGGCCCTGCACCGCCGACCTGAACCACGGCGTCACGGTGGTCGGGTACGGGGAGACCCAGCGGGACACGGACGGCGACGGTACCGGCGTGCCCGGGCAGAAGTACTGGATCGTCAAGAACTCGTGGGGGCCCGAGTGGGGCGACGCCGGCTACATCCTCATGCAGCGCGAGGCCAGCGTCGCGTCCGGCCTCTGCGGCATCGCTCTGCTCCCGAGCTACCCGGTCATGTGA
- the LOC8054755 gene encoding uncharacterized protein LOC8054755: protein MADRSDGPIGRLPEHVIVEIFIRLPVYEWVQLACVNKHWASIFQGDYMWQTAIARNWPSAGLQKRWPGPIPRGSARRRFQALYVSENLVQSGGEIDELVGHTYLYLKEQLERPTMPPSSILHGTIIDQFIACGNTGEKAHDLASKIWLAVIDSLEENQQTFMVLKRIAQEGEFFLPFPYSRSYKVLWRVFDKLFTDFRDCFSGAEYHDALSTAKSRFQPVPSTWLGH, encoded by the exons ATGGCAGACAGAAGTGATGGGCCAATTGGGAGGCTCCCAGAACATGTTATCGTAGAAATATTCATTCGTTTACCGGTCTATGAGTGGGTGCAATTAGcatgtgtcaacaagcattggGCAAGCATATTTCAAGGAGACTACATGTGGCAAACTGCTATTGCAAGGAACTGGCCGTCTGCTGGTCTCCAAAAACGCTGGCCTGGGCCAATTCCTAGAGGTTCTGCCAGGAG GAGATTTCAAGCACTGTATGTCAGTGAGAACTTAGTACAATCTGGTGgggagattgatgagcttgttGGTCACACTTATCTCTACTTAAAAGAACAGCTTGAGCGCCCTACCATGCCTCCTTCCAGCATACTTCATGGCACCATCATTG ATCAGTTCATTGCTTGTGGTAATACAGGAGAAAAGGCCCATGATCTTGCTTCAAAAATATGGCTTGCAGTCATTGACAGCTTGGAAGAAAACCAGCAAACTTTCATGGTGTTAAAACGCAttgcacaagaaggagaa TTTTTCCTTCCATTTCCATACTCCAGATCATATAAGGTATTGTGGAGGGTGTTTGACAAGCTGTTCACCGACTTCCGTGATTGTTTCAGTGGGGCTGAGTACCATGATGCTCTATCAACTGCTAAGTCTAGGTTTCAGCCGGTGCCTTCTACATGGCTTGGCCATTAA